One Nevskiales bacterium genomic region harbors:
- a CDS encoding TIGR04282 family arsenosugar biosynthesis glycosyltransferase, which yields MRPVRVLVFAKAPQPGVVKTRLIPALGPEGAARLAQRMLTHTVQQALASAVGDVVLCTSPAPTHPAWQDALPAALAQQLCWVDQGAGDLGERLWRMAEHHAAAGHALLFIGTDCPALDAAALHAVVQGLHTHDAVLVPSTDGGYVALGVREPHPRLFADMPWSTPEVAAVTRARMAALGWHWAEAPALTDIDEPEHLAALPAAWQEAA from the coding sequence ATGAGGCCCGTGCGCGTGCTCGTGTTCGCCAAAGCGCCGCAGCCCGGTGTGGTCAAAACGCGGCTGATCCCGGCCCTGGGGCCAGAGGGTGCGGCGCGGCTGGCACAGCGCATGCTCACGCACACCGTGCAGCAAGCGCTGGCGTCCGCGGTGGGCGACGTCGTGCTGTGCACCAGCCCCGCGCCGACCCACCCGGCCTGGCAGGACGCTCTGCCCGCTGCGCTGGCGCAACAGTTGTGCTGGGTGGATCAAGGCGCGGGCGATTTGGGCGAGCGTCTGTGGCGCATGGCCGAACACCATGCGGCAGCAGGGCACGCGCTGCTGTTCATCGGCACGGACTGCCCGGCGCTCGACGCTGCAGCCCTGCACGCCGTGGTGCAAGGGCTGCACACGCACGATGCCGTGCTCGTGCCCAGCACCGATGGTGGCTATGTGGCCTTGGGCGTGCGCGAGCCGCACCCCCGCTTGTTTGCCGACATGCCCTGGAGCACACCAGAGGTGGCCGCGGTCACCCGCGCACGCATGGCGGCGCTCGGCTGGCACTGGGCCGAAGCGCCGGCCCTCACTGACATCGACGAACCCGAACATCTGGCCGCGCTGCCCGCGGCGTGGCAGGAGGCGGCATGA
- a CDS encoding TIGR04283 family arsenosugar biosynthesis glycosyltransferase, translated as MKLSIIVPMLNEAAQLPALLAQLDVLRRQGHEVLLVDGGSHDGSPALAQAAGFTVLTATRGRATQMNAGAAAAQGDALLFLHADTRLPAGAAVAIEAALRDGRHVWGRFDVHIDGRSHWLGVVAALMNGRSRLSGIATGDQALFVSRAAFAQVGGYPAQALMEDIELSRRLKRLSRPACLRLRVTTSGRRWESRGVWRTIVLMWWLRARYFFGADPDVLARAYR; from the coding sequence ATGAAGCTGTCGATCATCGTGCCGATGCTCAATGAAGCAGCCCAGTTGCCTGCCTTGCTGGCACAGCTCGATGTGCTGCGGCGACAGGGGCACGAGGTGCTCCTGGTCGATGGCGGCAGCCACGATGGCTCGCCTGCGCTGGCGCAGGCCGCGGGCTTTACGGTGCTCACCGCCACGCGCGGCCGCGCCACGCAAATGAACGCCGGTGCGGCGGCAGCACAGGGCGATGCGCTGCTGTTTCTGCATGCCGATACACGGCTGCCTGCGGGGGCCGCCGTGGCCATCGAAGCGGCGCTGCGCGACGGCCGCCATGTCTGGGGGCGCTTCGACGTCCACATCGACGGCCGCAGCCACTGGCTGGGAGTGGTGGCCGCGCTGATGAATGGGCGTTCGCGGTTGAGCGGCATCGCCACCGGCGATCAGGCCCTCTTCGTCTCCCGCGCAGCCTTTGCACAGGTGGGGGGCTATCCCGCCCAGGCGCTGATGGAAGACATCGAACTCTCGCGCCGGCTCAAGCGCCTGTCGCGCCCGGCCTGCCTGCGTCTGCGCGTGACCACCTCGGGCCGCCGCTGGGAGAGTCGCGGTGTGTGGCGCACCATCGTTCTGATGTGGTGGCTGCGCGCCCGTTATTTTTTCGGGGCCGATCCCGACGTGTTGGCGAGGGCGTACCGATGA